DNA from Eucalyptus grandis isolate ANBG69807.140 chromosome 5, ASM1654582v1, whole genome shotgun sequence:
TAGACGTTCAGCATGGTCGaattattcaaataattaatgtgATCTAGTCAAATCTCTAGATAATTGAACTTTAGTTAAAAGCATATTCAAcaattcctctttttttctgttttttggttAAACAATATTTTCGTACATCCCTTGAGAGTTGAGGTAAAGTAGAGGAGGGGATTTTGTTGTTTTGTCATAAATGGCCAGGCCAGGTCCCAGTGGAGCTTCTGTACTTTCACAAAAAGAGCGTCCACAGTACCAAATGAAACTACTCATGGAGTTATCGAGTGCTACTCCAAAATAACTGGTACGCAAACACCCACCACTTCTCTCTCGGGCCATGTTTTCCATCAATTCTATCATTCGATAACTGAGGtacaaattatgaaaatcaCTCGAATCCATGTTTTCATGTATGAAAATAAACACGGCctgaaattgtccaaaaaataccGTTGTATTGATATGAACCGGAATTGGGTCTCAAGCTTTGAGTGCTTATCTTTTCATATAGTCACAAATAGGGATAGGAGCATTAACAATGTTGGTATCAGAAAAGCAACCCTGAAGTGTGATTTTTAATGGCAGAACGTCACCAACCTAATCTCCCAAACCTACTCAATATCCAACCGAACTATACTGAAATCAAGGAGCAATTTCAAATGTTTAACAATAGTGTCCATTTGATGACATCATAGCAACAATCCCCCATTCATCAGGTGAGTTGAAATTCTTTACACCCGATTAGGacattgcaaattaattttcccAACTACCCAGCTGCCACAGCTGTGTCTTCTTGACCTCTCGTcgatccttttttctttccaaggaacaagaaaagataagaaaaagaaaaagaatccacAAAGCAATAATAGAGGCCCTAGATATATTAAAAAGCCTTCAATGAATTCtgcacaagaagaagaaaaggaaggagctaGAGCAGGTTTAGGTACTATGAATCCTATGGACGAGAGTAATCCAAGTGCGCATTGAATTCCCCTCATTTTATGGCAATTTTCAATCAAGAACCAAACTCTGATAGAGACACCACATGCCTTAGGGGAGACCCTCTTTTGCCATCACCAGCCACCCTATATCATAGTCTTGGTACATCCACATTTATATAGCAAATATTAcccaaaatatttattaaatataatactGTAGgtatgaataaaataatatataggTGGCCATTAATTAAGTTAATCCCATTTGATCTTACTTGTTAGCTCGAATATTATACTACAAGTCAGTTCAAAGAAGAGGAGACCACAGAGGAGCACAGTGGAGAGACGAAAGAAGAACTCGATTATGACATGAAAACTCGTGCAGTTCACTTGGGTTCTTCTGGATTTACATtgtttttcaaggaaacaacATAGAGGAAAACCACAGTAGATCAAACAGTGGTCTCGCctaaaacaaagagaaaacacCATAAGACACTATAGGATATATACTGCTATATGTGTATGCAACTTGGGTGATTTACATTTGAGGGTTGAGATATCTAGTTCATATTTCCCACTAGCACATGACATCCTTGAGAAGCTTGTACCTGCGGGTGGCGGTCCGCGGCGAGGGGTTCTTCCCCTTGTCAGCGGCGGCGGGGGTGGGGGTAGTGCCATCCTCGCGGTCATGCTGCTTGATTATCCGGTCGCCGGAGTACTCGGACTTCAGGACGCCCACGTTGCCGTTCACAGGCCCGGACCCCCGCGACGAAACTCCGTGCGATCTCACGCTTCTCTGCTCACTCTGGCACCAGTCACACCGTGCGATCGGCTCGGAAGCTTCGCCGTAGCTACTGCAATACCTGCGGGACACCAAAGTTTGTGTGTATCATCTCATATTTCTAAGCAAAATCAAAGATAACTGAAGATAGAGAAGTTTCTCAATGTAATTATCGTCGATCAAACATATGCAGATTGGTTATTACGACTAAGCTATTCTAGCTAGGCAAGTGCCTAAGAATAGTATGGAGTTTAAGAGCTGCTGATCATCATCTTCTATGTCATGAACTGGAGGACACATGTGCATGATATACATGCCCATAACAATAGAATCATGTAACACGgaccgcggcggcggcggcggttggtGAGGAGGTGTTTCGAGGAGGCGTTTGGTGAGAAATTCAGTTAAAGGTAACTATCAAACATGGATGTGTGAACATGGGTCTAACAGACACAACACATGTGCACACATGTCATGCGTCGTCACGATGATGGGCATGCATGGAACAGGTGCGAGCGGACAACACATACATGGATGCATGCGTATGAGAGACACtctcatgatgatgatgataatcaGTGGAGTCCGTACGAGTGTTGGAAGCGGTTGCGGCACTTGCTGCAGCGGAAGAGCTTGTCCGGGAACCCGACGTCGCCGCACATGCAGCACACGGCTTGATGATCCACCATCGTCGACCCCGAAATCAGCTCGAAGGGAACATGAATCTGCAgcacagagaagagagagagagggggggagagggcgagaggaagaagacgatggagggagggagggagggacgcggagagagagagagagagagagagaggtataTAAAGAACATGACTGGCTTTGGGTCTTAGTCCATGAATCCAACGTGATGTACGCGGGTGGTGTGCGTGCGTGTAGGTTAGATATAAATCTGTGGAATGTGTGTTACAGGTAGACCACAGGTTGCTTCGCAGTCGTTTTCGGGCGGAGAGCGAGAGACGTGAACCCTTAAATTTATAATGGATACAATAaagattttccatatttttaacACCATTGGAATGACGGTTGTGTCCTGCCAATGGGGTTCCCgaccattttattttattttatttttctatttcctagcTTGAAGTCTTTTCTCTTGCTTTCAGatgaatattgaaaaaaaaaagagggtttGTCCCCATCCGGGTTTTTGGCTTTTGTGTGGTACGCATAATTCGAAGTACGCACCATCATAATATAATGTGGTAAAACGCCCTCCTCGTTGGGTGTGACAAATCCCATCCgcacactttttttattttattttatcggAATCCACATACTTAAAGGCCCATCCTTAATTTAACCAACATCCCTCTTTCAGCTGCTTTGGAAAGCGGGAGAACGTGAAATTATTATCGGAATACCACAAAACATTTTAGAGCATACGTGTCGACATAGCAATATTTTAAACTTGTTtcgtattattaaaaattttaaattataccTATTGTGATACTCATATTTAAACATCTTTAGGTTATGAATAACCCTAAATTATGTTTGTTACAAGATCAACACTCCAaacttttgtgacttttttgAGATGTCGATGTTACGATGGGCAaattgtaggttttttttttttttattgtgtcaCATTGATATAAATTTGTAGTTTtgacaatataatttttttttttccttttagagTGCCACGATGGgtataatttaagaattttggCAGTATTTCTTCTTCAAGTGCTGATCATGTTTGGGAATTTTACCATAGGTTTAGTTAACATATTGAATAACTTGAGTCTTTGAAAACCATGATTTTGGCCATTTGCACTTTATTCGGGAAAAGAAAGTaggaggggaagaaaataaagagattggAAATGAAGGTGACCAGATCGGtggaggaaaataaataaattttgtttgGTGTTGTTTAGAAAGATGACAACGAAGATGCAGAAAATGAACgcataaatatttttagtgatttgtttattttactATTATTACCCTTTTGGCTTTTCGACATTGCTTTGTACTTCCGAGGGCAAAGATGGGAAAATGACAAAGAAGTTCACATTCCAAGCTACTATTCTCTCCAAGTTAGAGAGAATTGAGGATTGGGGGACCAGTGGATTTAATTTCTTTTCGAAATCAATCACTTTTGTACTTCCAAACAAGGGATTTTGACTTTTTACCAATAAGATTCTCCCCACGCTAATCTTGCCCTTCCTTATCCACCTCTCAAATGGTAACTCATCTTTGTGTCAAATCCTTCATATTTTTCAGAGTAAAGATAGGCTTTTTTTAATGTTGAATGTTGGACCAGTTTTGGTTAGTATATTACTTTCATAATTATGtcctatatttatatttaggtAGGTTTGTATGTGGATAACATGCATCACttaagggaaaattgtccaatgtCCAATTAGTCCTAAATTTGGTGAAcaatgctaatttagtcttaaaaattttaaattttatcaatttagctttaatttttttagtaaaattctaatataatcattttgtcTAACTTTTATCGAAACTGCTGACATGGCGACATGTCACGTAGGACGTTTGGACCGCCATATCAATCAATTCTAGTAAAATTCTAGAAATACTATATTAGAATTTCATCCaatgatttaagattaaattagcaaaatcgAAAAGTTTATTCATACAATAAGTCTAAGATTGGTCAAGCAATATTCCGAGATAACTTATGACACACCATTTAAAAAATAGGGCAGGAGGAAATTTCTTCCAACCatgaaaggagaaaataaaaccTTTTTTTGCTACTGAGAATTTATAAACCTACCAATCTATCCCTCGGAAATCAAATGAGTAAGTATCCTTTCGATGGATATTTTGAGTCGGACTCCGTTTTCTCTTATAAGCTTTTACTTAGAAAGTAGCATGAAACCTATTatttccttcattaatgtctgTCCCCTTTCATCCCTCGAAATGACAAACCCTAGGCCTTAGAGGGATTTTAGAGACTCTTTATGAGCTGCTGAGAGTTTTTGTATCATCTTCGTAAGGCGACACTCCACGTTTCTATCGTTACGCGCACATTTGGAGTTAGAAATGGAAATACGATGGAAAAATAAGCGTTGCCACCGTCGTTATTGCTACACAACATCTTGTCCAAGCAGTGAAAGTTTCAGCTGGAGAAGGAAATCTCTGAGATGATGAAGTGTAGTTCCTTCTATAAACTCATTTCTTGCCAAAGGAGCTGTCGAATATCATGATTTTTCCACGACGATCTTTGCTTAAATTGGGTATGTTCatctttcttaaattttaatgttTCTTCGCCCCGATAATCTTTCATTTCGCCAaccataaatttatttatatgtcTGTAAGTTTTGTGGTTTGGGGATTTTTGTCCTACCGTTGAATCTGTCAGTTCTCACGGGTTTGGAGGATTTTCTGATTGCTAGCTACTTTACTCGTCAGTGAACCTGCTGCTCTCATTGCAGGGCAGAACGAACCATGGAGGTAGAAAACTTTCCGGACTAATAATTGACGGGGCGACGGTCGGGCCATGCCCACCGACAGCAATGCAGGCAATTGGTAGAATTCTCAAGGAAGTACTAAGGACCCGTACCTCGTCACAATGACTAACTGCGAGAGACAATCATTCAGAAAATCTTAAGTTCATTGTAGAGTCATCGATttatttctaaactttttaattctgtcaattcaattattaatattttgatgAGTGTCTAATAGCTCATCCAAGTAACTTTTGCCGGAATTGTTGATGCGGTGATGCCTGTCACATGCGGCACGATCGGTATTGACgtgaatgatttttgtaaattttttgaattttctttccttgggTGGGGGGTGCGATGCCACGgcataaaaacaagaaaaaaataaaaggaagaaaaaagcaaaaaagttcaaaaaattagaaataaattgcaaaaattatttatgtcaacaCCAATCGTGTTATATAAAATGGCCATGTcacgttagtaatttctaactaaaattaaCCGAATGAACTATAATAGATAATcgtcaaaaattttaaaattaaattgataaaattaaaaattaaggacTGAATAAGTtgttgtacaataaatttataacttattGGATAATTTGTGCCTAATGGTTGTCTCGGAGGATTGACCCGTGTCAACCATTGCAGAAGTTTTCTTAAGTGGGGACGTATGAACGGGACAGGCAATTGGTCATGTGCCTTCGCTGATGAACATTAAGGACGGGCTTTTTTCGCTTTCAGAGACGATTATGCCCATCGCCCATTGTGTTTTTCCTAGTACTGAGGATAACGTCTTGATGGGTAGTCATATCGCCTCGCTTTCACTCAGTCCGTCACTCCTAAAAATGAGCATTTGCATGCCCTTATTAAGCTAGGAGGGTCTTGAAAACGATTGTCCACATTCCCAAGCATACCCTACGTGGGCAAGATCAAAACCTAGGAAGCTTCATAATAAATGTAAGAGGAGGCCCGGAAGTGGCTTCGCCTCATACGCCTCCCTGCATTTTCCTTGTTCATGCCAACTAGGGTTTATAAAGAGAGTCGCGTGTTGCGTTCGTCCGCTTCCGCACATCCCACGCCTCCTCATCCCCTTGCCAAGTCGACCGACCTACACGCCACTCACGTACACGTTACGTACCCACCATTCCTTAACTGCAACACGACGGACCCTCCCCCACGAGCTTGATGTTCCTTGCTTTGTAATTGATGTGACTTTTTGGGAATGCCGGTTGGAAGAATGATTGTAGCCCACGGATATAATTATGAGAGGCAGGGATACCCAAGAGACTCGTAAGATTATGAAAAGCTGCAACTCTTAACTTCATGAAATGTGCAATTCTTATGAGAAGTTACGGTTCCTATAAAAAGATGTCACTATTTTGAAGATAAAATGTATCTTGATGGAAAGCTGATATTAAAGTCATTAATGAGGGTATTTATTGATAGCCTATATAAATATGGTTTGGTCCTCACTCCATACAAGACAATGAAAAGTAGTATTCTATCATCCGGTCAATAAAATACATTAAAATAAAAGTGCCTTTAGggagagaaattgaatttcttcaattttccctATTTCAGAAACAACAAGGTTATTGATTTCTCCAACTTATTGTTATAGATAAAGTTATGTTTTCATCTCTCTTATTGTGAATACATCATGAATATCTAAGattctttgattttgaatttactATAGTCTTGTGATTCTATCGATTAAAAAGTGTTTCGTGAGTGACATTTTTGGTGTCTTGATTTTCGTCTAGTAATTATTCTCCAAGAATCGATAGCTTGAGTCCTTTTATAGCTTGTTCAAATTTTAATCATCGCTTGTTGTATTGAGTCGAGATGAGTTGAGTTTCATGACTAGCACTTAATATAAACAATGAAATTCAAGTTTTTATTATAGCCatatagaaaaggaaaagaaagatacTTTGGAAAGCTTGGAGGGCAGTACTAAAAAGCTATACGTGGTAAGCCCGTCAAGGGTTTCGTTAAAGATAAGAGTTCTTTATCCAACAAACGTCCCATGTGATCTTCCCAAGAATATCATTTTCTCGACCCTTGTTTCTTTGGATCTTCCTAAAAACATCATTTTCCGATTCCTTATCACTTTGGTGGCCTTTgatggaggtttttttttttttttttttttttggagaatcgCGTCTTTGCGTGAGCGAATCCTTCGGAGATGGCGAGCTATCTCATTCATTTTTCCTCTTGGTGCCAAGCATGTTAGCAACGTATTCCTTCTTTGTCGAACGGGGGGCGAGAAGACCCCATCTTGCAAGTTGATCTGCTACTTTAGGGAAGGCGTCTTTGGAGGTGATTCTGCAACTCCGGTGGTCCACAAACTAAAAATATTCCATGACGGGGCATTGGTGTGAAGTTCCTATGATAACACTTTGAGAATGCAGTTCCGTGGATCACCTCTTTCCACCCTTTGTATTGAGCTTTGGTTGTccccaaagtttgtattttccGTCTAATGAAACGACACTCTAATcctatttattttgtaaaagataaatgttttgaagaatatttttttttagaataatagCTTAAAATAGTTAActagtaaaaattattttcattattaacaaCAATTCACATCTAACTATTTTCatagatgaaaatattatttatttatttatttttgtaggCAATATGTATTTTCTAAATTAgcttttttgtgaaataaatacatttttttaatctttgtcTTAGGTGGACAAACTCTCGTATCATCAACCCCATGAATGATGGAATACGTGAATCTAAATCCATATGAATACCCTAGACATGAATTTGTCAGAATTTCGTACTTCTTGATTTGAGtttctttcttaatttgctTTTGATTACACGTCTTCTCCTCTCGTTAAAAGGTTCCCTTATCTTTTTCAGGCTGTTCTTTtaatacttttaatttttcttccctttgtAATTTTGGCGTGATCTGCAagtctttgtttttatttttggtaatatgtatgtttttactttttggtAATATGATCCCGCAAGTTCACAGAGAGGGTTAGAATTTCATATTTTGGACTTGTGTAGGTGGCCTCAACCCAAAATAATTTACATCCAATCTTGGAGAGGAGATTCTAAACTCtagatagatagagagagagagagagagagagagagagagagagagagagagagaggggatcaTCGGGTCTTTTGTTTCTGATGGGAGAAGAGATTCTTTATTGGGCCAAATTTGGGCCTAGAGGATTTCTTAGGCCCGTGAATCGTGAATGAATGCCTTCGTTAAGCTCATGGTCCATTACTTCACGAGTCAGGTTGAGCACGTATGATGGGGAAACATGGGTGTAAGGCGGCAGATGGGACCAACattagattttcattagaataATTTAACTTGGCGAAATGGAATTCAAATCTAACCTTCAAGAAAAGGGATGGCAAATTATCCTGGGTTAGCCGATCATTGTTAAGCATGGGGTCAAGACGGCATTGGGGACATGAAAACCTCAATTTGGTTAGAGGTGATCATTGGGTTGACTCGGATCGGATCAAATGTATTGCCCAAGCTAGCCGAGTACTTGAAGCTTATATAGAAGTCTTCGGCTGTGGTTGGGTGGCAGGGCCTTCTCATGTAAGAATGTTACCCACATCCACCAATTTTCCCTTTTGGACCTAGGCAGTCTAGTCGGGCTGCCCTTCCGTTGATCACATTCAATTTAGGGAATGAGATAAATAATTGTTGCAATTTCTAATTCACAAAGACAAAATATAGAAATTTCAtatgaaattttagaaaatatatcatatatCTAACTACAATATACTATATCCCAATCAGTGAGGGGGATAGCCCTCCTAGTCCCCTTTCCATCATTGGGGATTGACATGAAATTCTTACCCCAATGTAACTCGTCAAATCAAGATGGGATTAGAGGTGGCAAAACCCTCCTGCCCTGACAGAGTCACTTTGGAAACTGATCCAACCCAATTTAAACGGATCGAGAAAAGTCAGCAATCCGCATCTGACTCAATCCCTGTTTGAAATACCTTGAATTGAATAAGAGCACGAATCACTCAGCCGTCTGAACCTAGAGCACTTGAATTATTGAATTGCTAGTACCTGACAGGCCCTGAAACTAACAATAATCGAATCCTAATTGAACCACG
Protein-coding regions in this window:
- the LOC104444450 gene encoding uncharacterized protein LOC104444450, producing the protein MVDHQAVCCMCGDVGFPDKLFRCSKCRNRFQHSYCSSYGEASEPIARCDWCQSEQRSVRSHGVSSRGSGPVNGNVGVLKSEYSGDRIIKQHDREDGTTPTPAAADKGKNPSPRTATRRYKLLKDVMC